One Solanum pennellii chromosome 9, SPENNV200 DNA segment encodes these proteins:
- the LOC107031797 gene encoding protein argonaute 18-like isoform X2, which yields MDRYQKVEKPRPEEPIKENEIRVTAQGLIRNYISYATTLLQDQRTNEIVLKAMGQAISKTVAIAEIIKKRIPGLHQDTSISSTTITDAYEPLEEGLQPLEMTRQVSLITITLSTAELNQSSPGYQAPSRFDQSGAENQQLQQGKQAYVPSDFNQDSYDVRGRGRGRARGRGRGRGRGRGGYGNYYQDDGGYYNPGRGGGLADDGTFYNPSRGGGFADNDGYYNQGRGGGFADNGGYYQQGQGGGRGRGWGYRGTGYGRGRGGGWGGGRGYSRGRGRMGGRGGRGGGNQYRQEEFAVRA from the exons atggaTAGGTACCAGAAGGTGGAGAAACCAAGGCCAGAGGAACCCATTAAGGAGAATGAGATCAGAGTCACTGCACAAGGTCTTATTCGAAATTACATTAGCTATGCCACCACTCTTCTTCAG GACCAACGAACAAATGAAATTGTTTTGAAGGCAATGGGACAGGCTATCAGTAAAACAGTTGCCATTGCAGAGATTATTAAG AAGAGAATTCCTGGGTTGCATCAAGATACATCTATCAGCTCAACTACCATAACTGATGCATATGAGCCCCTTGAAGAGGGTCTACAACC CTTGGAGATGACTCGTCAGGTCTCGCTGATAACAATTACTTTGTCGACTGCTGAGTTGAATCAAAGCTCTCCTGG CTACCAAGCTCCGTCTCGTTTTGATCAGTCAGGAGCAGAGAATCAACAACTGCAGCAAGGGAAACAAGCCTATGTTCCTTCTGATTTTAATCAAG ATTCCTATGATGTCCGTGGTCGAGGCCGAGGTAGGGCCAGAGGCAGAGGGCGTGGAAGGGGACGCGGCAGGGGTGGTTATGGAAACTACTATCAAG ATGATGGTGGATACTATAACCCAGGTCGAGGTGGTGGATTAGCAGATGATGGTACATTTTATAACCCAAGTCGAGGTGGCGGATTTGCAGATAATGATGGATATTATAATCAAGGTCGAGGCGGTGGGTTTGCAGATAATGGTGGATATTATCAACAAGGTCAAGGTGGTGGTCGAGGCAGAGGTTGGGGATACCGTG GCACGGGATACGGAAGGGGCCGAGGCGGAGGCTGGGGTGGTGGCAGAGGTTATAGTCGTGGACGAGGCCGGATGGGTGGTCGAGGAGGAAGGGGTGGTGGAAACCagtataggcaagaagaatttGCTGTCAGAGCTTGA
- the LOC107031797 gene encoding protein argonaute 18-like isoform X1, translating to MDRYQKVEKPRPEEPIKENEIRVTAQGLIRNYISYATTLLQDQRTNEIVLKAMGQAISKTVAIAEIIKKRIPGLHQDTSISSTTITDAYEPLEEGLQPLEMTRQVSLITITLSTAELNQSSPGYQAPSRFDQSGAENQQLQQGKQAYVPSDFNQDSYDVRGRGRGRARGRGRGRGRGRGGYGNYYQADDGGYYNPGRGGGLADDGTFYNPSRGGGFADNDGYYNQGRGGGFADNGGYYQQGQGGGRGRGWGYRGTGYGRGRGGGWGGGRGYSRGRGRMGGRGGRGGGNQYRQEEFAVRA from the exons atggaTAGGTACCAGAAGGTGGAGAAACCAAGGCCAGAGGAACCCATTAAGGAGAATGAGATCAGAGTCACTGCACAAGGTCTTATTCGAAATTACATTAGCTATGCCACCACTCTTCTTCAG GACCAACGAACAAATGAAATTGTTTTGAAGGCAATGGGACAGGCTATCAGTAAAACAGTTGCCATTGCAGAGATTATTAAG AAGAGAATTCCTGGGTTGCATCAAGATACATCTATCAGCTCAACTACCATAACTGATGCATATGAGCCCCTTGAAGAGGGTCTACAACC CTTGGAGATGACTCGTCAGGTCTCGCTGATAACAATTACTTTGTCGACTGCTGAGTTGAATCAAAGCTCTCCTGG CTACCAAGCTCCGTCTCGTTTTGATCAGTCAGGAGCAGAGAATCAACAACTGCAGCAAGGGAAACAAGCCTATGTTCCTTCTGATTTTAATCAAG ATTCCTATGATGTCCGTGGTCGAGGCCGAGGTAGGGCCAGAGGCAGAGGGCGTGGAAGGGGACGCGGCAGGGGTGGTTATGGAAACTACTATCAAG CAGATGATGGTGGATACTATAACCCAGGTCGAGGTGGTGGATTAGCAGATGATGGTACATTTTATAACCCAAGTCGAGGTGGCGGATTTGCAGATAATGATGGATATTATAATCAAGGTCGAGGCGGTGGGTTTGCAGATAATGGTGGATATTATCAACAAGGTCAAGGTGGTGGTCGAGGCAGAGGTTGGGGATACCGTG GCACGGGATACGGAAGGGGCCGAGGCGGAGGCTGGGGTGGTGGCAGAGGTTATAGTCGTGGACGAGGCCGGATGGGTGGTCGAGGAGGAAGGGGTGGTGGAAACCagtataggcaagaagaatttGCTGTCAGAGCTTGA